The window GACCCCGACGCAACTGCTGACGCTGGCGAAGGCGCAATCCGCAGTCGGTGAATCAGAGCAGGCGAATCGAACGGCCCTATCCGTTCTATCCGCCCTCGCCGGACCCGTAAAAAGCAAGATCGTCGCGGATCAGATCGCAGAGGCTCGGGGACTAACCAGTCAATGAGCAGTAAACCTGAGACAGCTCAAACCTGAGCTTCAGATTAATGACTTTCCTCATGAGCAGCAGCATCGCGAAGTTGCATCATCTGCGGAATTCGCTCCCGCAGGTGCAGGACTTCCGGATCGCGCCTGTTCATCCCATCGAGAATCCGGCGCTCCCTGTCCAAGTCGTCGGATAATTGTCGAAGCGCGTCTTGTGTAAGCGGCCGGCGGCTCAGTTCCAGACGCGCCAGCTTTTCGTATTCGCCCGCCAATTCCAATTCGAGTTGAGTATCCTGGTCATCCTCTGCGGCCAGCGTGTTGATGGTTTCATGGGCGCTGTTCAACAAAGCGGCCTGCGCGGACTCCGCCCCCTGCAACCCGCGCACCGATTCGTAAAGTTCTCCGGCAAGGACATCGGTCAAGCGCACAAGATCGTGCAACCTCGTCTGGGCTATCTGACGCTTTCGAGCCGCGTCTGTCGCTTGCCTGACAACGCCGACGATGCTGAATATCGCCACAAGCAGAAAAACACAACCGAGGCAGGCCGCAAGCCGATTTCTCAGCACCCATTTGCGCGCATAGGTCCATCGTCCGGCCGCCCTCGTCTTGATCGGATAACCCAGTAGATGCCGCTTGAATTCCTCGCGCATCTGGTTCGCGCTCTGAAATCGCTCCGCTGGATTGCGCCGGAGAGCTTTGGCGACAATCGCTTCCAGGTCGCCCTGAATTGCCGCGAGCAATCCTCCGGGCGTGGTCGCGCGCAGGGCGGCAATCGACTTCAACGAGTCGGAACCGAAGGTCTGGATCCTTCCGGATAAGAGCGTGGTCGAATCGTCGTCAAGAACGGGCCTCTGAATTGGAATTCGCGCCTCACTCGGCTTGACGCCCGCCAGAATGTTCTGGGCAATTAAGCCAAGAGAATAAATGTCGCTCGCCACGGTTAGCCGTTCTCCGGCACGCTGTTCGGGACTGGCATAAAGCACCGTGTAACTATCCTGGACTGATTCCTCCGAGACGACGGCTGGCGAGCCTGGTTGAGCCGCGCCGAGGCCGGAGCCTAGATCTGCGAGGATGGTCGCAACTCCGAAATCGAGCAGCCGGGGCTTGCCTTCTGCCGTGACGAGAATATTCTCAGGCTTAAGATCTGCGTGCACCACCAGATGGCGATGCGCATGCTCGACGGCCTCCAGAACATCCAATAGAAGCTCAACACGACGGCGCATCGGAAGCCGATGATCGTCGCAATAGGCATCCAGCGGCATGCCATCGACATACTCCATTACGATGTAGCGCGAGCCATCCTCTGTGATGCCTGCATCCAGCATCCGGACGACACCCGGATGCTCCAGTGCTGCAAGTAGCTCGCCCTCTCGCTCGATCTTCCCGTCGGCTGCATCGGGAAAGAGACTCGGATGCAATATCTTGATCGCGACCTGTTGGGAGAACTGCTCCATGCGTTCTCCCAGATAAACAGCTCCCATTCCGCCAACGCCTAAAAGGCGCAGGACGCGGAATGGCCCGATCGTCTTGGGAATTTCGGAATTGGAAACAGGGGGCTTCAGCATCCGGTCTAACATACCAACACATTTGGATCGCGCGGGCAAATTTCCTTCCCGGATAGCTTTTCTTGCCAGCCGAATCTCGCTGGATGTGGAAATCCGCGCCCCTTGACTTTTGCGTTAAAGTCGCGTAAGTCATTGTCGTTAAAGGAAATCCACAGATATTTTTGAATCTCCCTTCTAAGGGAATACATCAATTGATCAAGCATTTGAACGCGCATTGATTCGGAATTTTATCCAGCATCGAAATTTACGAAGACCAAAGTTTTTTGTGTAAACATTAAATCAAACGATGCTGTTTTGCTCGATGCCGCATCAATTTCAGTAATCCGTTGCTGACGTGCTGCTTTCGTCAGGCACCTTTCGCAAACAACAAATTCTTGAGGCCAGAATCCCTTGCGTTTTTTCGCCAGCTTCTCGACGACAGATTGCGAAAATCATAGGCTCCGCACAGCCCGGCTCATAGGCCGTGTGCTGTTGGGCCTGCCATTTCTCGGCAGCATGGCTTATGCGCAGTCGCCAACAAACATCTTTGCGCCCGCGGCCACTCCGGCACACTCCATCTTCGGCCTCTCGATGCTTGTCCTCGGCGTCACCCTCGCCATTTTTCTCATCGTCGCCGGAATGCTGCTCTATGCGCTAATTCGATACCGGCACAGGCCAGATGAGTCTACTCTGGAGCCGGCGCAAATCTATGGCAGCAACCAGATCGAAATGTCCTGGACTGTCATTCCGATCCTCATCGTTGTGATGCTCTTTCTGTCGACCGCGCGCGTGATTCTGGGAACACAGGCCATTCCGAAACCGGCCAACTCTTTAGACGTAACCGTCGTGGGCCATCAGTTCTGGTGGGAGTATCGGTATCCGAAGCTGGGAGTTGTGACAGCCAATGAGCTTCACATTCCTGTCAGCGATCCTTCGGCTCCTCAGCCAACCTATCTCACCATGTCGTCGGCGGACACCGATCATAGCTTCTGGGTGCCGCGTCTGGCGGGCAAGACGGATGTGATTCCGAATCGCGTCAATACGATGTGGATCGATCCTTCGCAAGCTGGTCTTTACCTTGGCCAGTGCGCGCAATATTGCGGAACGCAGCACGCGAAGATGCTCTTGCGCGTCTACGCCGATACTCCTGAACAGTTCGCTACCTGGATCGCGCAGCAGAAAAAGCCGGCGCAACAGGACTTCCCTGGCAATCCTGCGGCTGTCGAAGGTCAGACCGTATTCATGCACAACGCCTGCATCAACTGCCATGCGGTTGGTGGAACCGTGGCCAACGGAAGATTCGGACCTGACCTTACTCACCTGGCGAGCCGCGATACGATTGCTTCGGGAGCGGTCCCGAATACGCCGGACAATTTGAGAAAGTGGATCGACGATCCCAATTCGCTGAAGCCTGGTTCGTTGATGCCTTCGATGCATTTGAACAGTCATGATCTGGATGTCATCACGGCTTACCTTACGCAGCTTCGCTAACCATTCAATGAGTCAGCAACGTGGAGATGTCTCATGAGTACAACTACGCAAGTGCCGGGAATCGATGAGACGCTGACGACCCGGCAGGGCAGGCCGCCAGTCAATGTGATCTACGAGTGGCTGACGACAGTCGATCACAAGAAGATCGGACTGATGTACATCAGTTATGCTTTGATTTTCCTGATTGTCGGCGGCATTGAAGCAACGCTGATGCGCATCCAACTCGCGCGCCCGAACAATCACTTCGTCTCGCCACAGGTCTTCAATCAGCTCTTCACCATGCACGGCACAACGATGATCTTCTTCATGGTTATGCCTATAGTTTTCGGCTGGGGAAATTACCTTGTCCCCCTCATGATCGGGGCGCGAGACATGGCGTTTCCCCGGCTCAACTCCTTCAGCTTCTGGATCTCTGCCTTTGCGGGAATGCTGCTGTATTTCAGTTATTTCGGGGCGAGCGGGTTATACGCCGCAGGGTCAGCGCCGGATGTAGGCTGGTTTGCCTACGCGCCGCTGACAGCCAGAGTCTTTTCGCCCGGGCACAGCACCGACTACTGGACGCTTTCCGTCTTTCTAAGCGGAGTCGGATCGATCGGGACCTCCATCAATTTTGTGGCCACGATTCTCTCCATGCGCTGCAAGGGCATGAAGATGAGCCGGATGCCCCTTCTGGTCTGGCTTTATCTGGTAACAGCGAGCCTGGTCTTCGTTGCCGTAAGTCCGCTCACAGCGGCGCAGATCATGCTGGCTCTTGACCGATACCTTGGCTCTCACTTCTTCGATACGCAGGCCGGCGGCTCGGCGGTCCTTTGGATGCACTTCTTCTGGATCTTCGGCCATCCCGAAGTCTACATTCTGGTGCTCCCCGCATTTGCCTTTGTCAACGAAATCGTTCCGGTCTTCTCCCGTAAGGCCATCTTTGGCTATCCGGCAATGGTGGCTGCATCTGCAGGCATCGCCTTTATCAGTCTCAGCGTGTGGGCGCACCACATGTTCACCGTCGGGATGGGCGCGGCTGCGAACACCTTCTTCGTTTTCGCCACCATGGTCATATCGGTGCCCACCGGAATCAAGATATTCAACTGGCTGGCGACGATCTGGGGCGGAAAGGTGATTTTCGCCACGCCGATGATGTTCTGCGTGGGATTCCTGTTTCAGTTCCTGATTGCTGGGCTCACCGGCATCATGCTCTCAGCGGCTCCATTCACCTGGCAACTCGGCAACTCATATTTTGTTGTGGCCCACTTTCATTACGTAATCGTTGGCGCCATCGTATTTGCGCTGTTCGCTGCCTTCTATTACTGGTATC is drawn from Acidicapsa acidisoli and contains these coding sequences:
- a CDS encoding serine/threonine protein kinase, yielding MLKPPVSNSEIPKTIGPFRVLRLLGVGGMGAVYLGERMEQFSQQVAIKILHPSLFPDAADGKIEREGELLAALEHPGVVRMLDAGITEDGSRYIVMEYVDGMPLDAYCDDHRLPMRRRVELLLDVLEAVEHAHRHLVVHADLKPENILVTAEGKPRLLDFGVATILADLGSGLGAAQPGSPAVVSEESVQDSYTVLYASPEQRAGERLTVASDIYSLGLIAQNILAGVKPSEARIPIQRPVLDDDSTTLLSGRIQTFGSDSLKSIAALRATTPGGLLAAIQGDLEAIVAKALRRNPAERFQSANQMREEFKRHLLGYPIKTRAAGRWTYARKWVLRNRLAACLGCVFLLVAIFSIVGVVRQATDAARKRQIAQTRLHDLVRLTDVLAGELYESVRGLQGAESAQAALLNSAHETINTLAAEDDQDTQLELELAGEYEKLARLELSRRPLTQDALRQLSDDLDRERRILDGMNRRDPEVLHLRERIPQMMQLRDAAAHEESH
- the ctaD gene encoding cytochrome c oxidase subunit I; protein product: MSTTTQVPGIDETLTTRQGRPPVNVIYEWLTTVDHKKIGLMYISYALIFLIVGGIEATLMRIQLARPNNHFVSPQVFNQLFTMHGTTMIFFMVMPIVFGWGNYLVPLMIGARDMAFPRLNSFSFWISAFAGMLLYFSYFGASGLYAAGSAPDVGWFAYAPLTARVFSPGHSTDYWTLSVFLSGVGSIGTSINFVATILSMRCKGMKMSRMPLLVWLYLVTASLVFVAVSPLTAAQIMLALDRYLGSHFFDTQAGGSAVLWMHFFWIFGHPEVYILVLPAFAFVNEIVPVFSRKAIFGYPAMVAASAGIAFISLSVWAHHMFTVGMGAAANTFFVFATMVISVPTGIKIFNWLATIWGGKVIFATPMMFCVGFLFQFLIAGLTGIMLSAAPFTWQLGNSYFVVAHFHYVIVGAIVFALFAAFYYWYPKITGRMMSETLGKWHFWLFIIGFHLTFDFMHIPGLLGMPRRIYTYEAGRGWETWNMIVSIGTIFQAAGLLVFIYNMVRSYYHGDEAGHDPWDAWTLEWTTTSPPPAYNFAIEPTVYSRRPLWDIKHPEDPDSDYE
- the coxB gene encoding cytochrome c oxidase subunit II; the encoded protein is MRFFASFSTTDCENHRLRTARLIGRVLLGLPFLGSMAYAQSPTNIFAPAATPAHSIFGLSMLVLGVTLAIFLIVAGMLLYALIRYRHRPDESTLEPAQIYGSNQIEMSWTVIPILIVVMLFLSTARVILGTQAIPKPANSLDVTVVGHQFWWEYRYPKLGVVTANELHIPVSDPSAPQPTYLTMSSADTDHSFWVPRLAGKTDVIPNRVNTMWIDPSQAGLYLGQCAQYCGTQHAKMLLRVYADTPEQFATWIAQQKKPAQQDFPGNPAAVEGQTVFMHNACINCHAVGGTVANGRFGPDLTHLASRDTIASGAVPNTPDNLRKWIDDPNSLKPGSLMPSMHLNSHDLDVITAYLTQLR